In Poecilia reticulata strain Guanapo linkage group LG1, Guppy_female_1.0+MT, whole genome shotgun sequence, one genomic interval encodes:
- the stn1 gene encoding CST complex subunit STN1 isoform X1: protein MQAAAMDPADEPPSMLWGMDPIFSAFARLFVRDILQMTESVQVPGIYFYNLHPIYKVDVLGTVVYKRERDDFFCYGVDDGTGVINCLCWKSNLLKEEEDPSKSGTKHSDAAEGGFDLVAELRKLQQKQRKRCHLEIGELIRVRGPVKTSRQQREITASTYYKVDDPVMAVQIAWMMEVPQLYRLFYDKHFQLDAAGDSAETSLSKATNIIKDFLKQRLVAKFRPYDVQDLLQPLVSSRLQTQSAGQEAVAGPSGCQQLNQLLKEVLQVLQDEGTVYRKVKSQDEVYHVTIQDKDLLITVKDIIREDSKREKYAEKGCHILHILSAVRQRYSLNVSKAALELVLQTLECDSDIVSTSDSHYIAF, encoded by the exons ATGCAGGCAGCTGCGATGGATCCCGCCGATGAGCCCCCGTCAATGCTGTGGGGAATGGACCCGATCTTCTCCGCTTTTGCTCGGCTGTTTGTCAGGGACATCCTGCAGATGACAGAGTCCGTACAGGTTCCAG GCATTTATTTCTACAATTTACATCCAATCTACAAAGTGGATGTTCTTGGAACAGTGGTttacaaaagagagagagacgacTTCTTCTGTTATGGAG TGGATGATGGTACTGGAGTTATAAACTGTCTGTGCTGGAAAAGTAATCTATTGAAAGAAGAAGAGGATCCCAGTAAAT cTGGGACGAAACACAGTGATGCAGCTGAAGGTGGGTTCGATCTGGTGGCAGAGCTTAGAAAACTCCAACAGAAACAACGCAAACGCTGCCACCTGGAGATCGGAGAGCTGATCCGGGTTCGAGGGCCTGTGAAGACGTCGAGGCAACAGAGAGAAATCACGGCTTCCACCTACT ATAAGGTGGACGACCCAGTGATGGCGGTCCAGATAGCCTGGATGATGGAGGTCCCTCAGCTCTACAGGCTGTTTTACGACAAGCACTTCCAGCTCGATGCAGCAGG AGACTCAGCAGAAACTTCTCTTAGCAAAGCAACAAACATCATTAAGGACTTCCTGAAGCAGAGGTTGGTGGCTAAGTTCAGGCCGTACGACGTCCAGGATCTGCTGCAGCCTCTGGTCTCCAGCCGGCTCCAAACTCAGTCTGCAGGGCAG GAGGCTGTTGCTGGTCCGTCTGGCTGCCAGCAGCTCAACCAGCTCCTGAAGGAGGTTCTGCAGGTCCTGCAGGACGAAGGCACCGTGTACCGCAAGGTCAAGTCCCAGGATGAAGTGTATCAT GTGACCATTCAAGACAAAGATCTGCTCATAACGGTTAAAGATATTATCAGGGAGGATTCAAAGAGAGAAAAGT ATGCGGAGAAGGGTTGCCACATCCTGCACATCCTGTCGGCGGTCAGGCAGCGCTACAGCCTCAATGTGAGCAAGGCGGCCCTGGAGCTCGTCCTGCAGACGCTGGAGTGTGACAGCGACATCGTCAGCACCAGTGACAGCCACTACATCGCCTTCTGA
- the stn1 gene encoding CST complex subunit STN1 isoform X2: protein MQAAAMDPADEPPSMLWGMDPIFSAFARLFVRDILQMTESVQVPGIYFYNLHPIYKVDVLGTVVYKRERDDFFCYGAGTKHSDAAEGGFDLVAELRKLQQKQRKRCHLEIGELIRVRGPVKTSRQQREITASTYYKVDDPVMAVQIAWMMEVPQLYRLFYDKHFQLDAAGDSAETSLSKATNIIKDFLKQRLVAKFRPYDVQDLLQPLVSSRLQTQSAGQEAVAGPSGCQQLNQLLKEVLQVLQDEGTVYRKVKSQDEVYHVTIQDKDLLITVKDIIREDSKREKYAEKGCHILHILSAVRQRYSLNVSKAALELVLQTLECDSDIVSTSDSHYIAF, encoded by the exons ATGCAGGCAGCTGCGATGGATCCCGCCGATGAGCCCCCGTCAATGCTGTGGGGAATGGACCCGATCTTCTCCGCTTTTGCTCGGCTGTTTGTCAGGGACATCCTGCAGATGACAGAGTCCGTACAGGTTCCAG GCATTTATTTCTACAATTTACATCCAATCTACAAAGTGGATGTTCTTGGAACAGTGGTttacaaaagagagagagacgacTTCTTCTGTTATGGAG cTGGGACGAAACACAGTGATGCAGCTGAAGGTGGGTTCGATCTGGTGGCAGAGCTTAGAAAACTCCAACAGAAACAACGCAAACGCTGCCACCTGGAGATCGGAGAGCTGATCCGGGTTCGAGGGCCTGTGAAGACGTCGAGGCAACAGAGAGAAATCACGGCTTCCACCTACT ATAAGGTGGACGACCCAGTGATGGCGGTCCAGATAGCCTGGATGATGGAGGTCCCTCAGCTCTACAGGCTGTTTTACGACAAGCACTTCCAGCTCGATGCAGCAGG AGACTCAGCAGAAACTTCTCTTAGCAAAGCAACAAACATCATTAAGGACTTCCTGAAGCAGAGGTTGGTGGCTAAGTTCAGGCCGTACGACGTCCAGGATCTGCTGCAGCCTCTGGTCTCCAGCCGGCTCCAAACTCAGTCTGCAGGGCAG GAGGCTGTTGCTGGTCCGTCTGGCTGCCAGCAGCTCAACCAGCTCCTGAAGGAGGTTCTGCAGGTCCTGCAGGACGAAGGCACCGTGTACCGCAAGGTCAAGTCCCAGGATGAAGTGTATCAT GTGACCATTCAAGACAAAGATCTGCTCATAACGGTTAAAGATATTATCAGGGAGGATTCAAAGAGAGAAAAGT ATGCGGAGAAGGGTTGCCACATCCTGCACATCCTGTCGGCGGTCAGGCAGCGCTACAGCCTCAATGTGAGCAAGGCGGCCCTGGAGCTCGTCCTGCAGACGCTGGAGTGTGACAGCGACATCGTCAGCACCAGTGACAGCCACTACATCGCCTTCTGA